The Oryza glaberrima chromosome 9, OglaRS2, whole genome shotgun sequence genome includes a window with the following:
- the LOC127783950 gene encoding uncharacterized protein LOC127783950 isoform X2, whose amino-acid sequence MPLKQVPVASSGGGDGGGKKKKKTEGKKKIEGPSRSRDSGLRAGRPTPPRPPLRPKTPSRPPLLPVGTAPGTPPEYSLPCADEVDFWTGGPRVPVKGFEDWDDLSWFHGNNKWVICDELAIDWTISEKKIGAPSTTTSRTTSAAHTNLPLHKSQQLIRSSRAASSSDDHHSTRAKREKPPFLTGIAPPKQKVAVPLAGGDSAANHRTHRRTAIKKNKNMNDQGPHNGCHVKQNQTFLNSSPAQMDDQENKTEEMDLAMQEMSELGMREEITSDDRAMQELSELGMGEDITSDEFLAYMEQLPLNPPYVNTHVKLNLSELRQLRQRHALFRIKAYKLSQLVPKEQLDYDILKASYPPDVLKEERYFLRFESDGTLDWSFYPDYCTIAALDDYQRLVPHNAVIEPYCFEYNDWEDYRGAFHSYDIEQNYADYCDELAKQLKWLDAYMKVEMPLWGRISSRAAYQAFKIATGFPKIPVGLVYTAYYDYLKGVDFDNTWYKEVDEMHCEIWKRITKQKNFRDALDEVYKLNKYPLRQHRMQYALEVDSSFIEEEYYTCTANLTEEVAEDEAREFILEALKKLRVKPKYYEQYVKKKIKIAKEIGLITEDQPRSDSIC is encoded by the exons ATGCCGCTGAAGCAGGTCCCGGTGGCCTCCAGTGGaggaggggacggcggcgggaagaagaagaagaagactgaggggaagaagaagatcgAGGGCCCTTCCAGGTCCAGGGACTCTGGTCTCCGTGCGGGAAGACCTACGCCCCCGCGACCACCTCTCCGACCGAAGACGCCCTCGCGACCACCTCTCCTACCAGTCGGGACCGCCCCAGGCACTCCTCCTGAATATTCTCTTCCTTGTGCCGATGAAGTTGATTTTTGGACAGGAGGTCCTCGCGTTCCTGTTAAAGGTTTTGAGGATTGGGATGATCTTTCTTGGTTTCATGGTAATAATAAGTGGGTAATTTGCGACGAACTCGCTATTGATTGGACCATCAGCGAAAAAAAGATTGGAGCTCCTTCTACCACCACAAGTAGAACGACGTCTGCTGCTCACACGAATTTGCCCCTGCATAAAAGTCAACAGCTGATCAGGTCGAGTCGTGCCGCTTCCTCCTCGGATGATCATCACAGCACACGGGCAAAGCGAGAGAAGCCGCCATTTCTTACGGGCATAGCACCACCAAAGCAGAAGGTGGCAGTACCCTTGGCTGGAGGTGATTCTGCTGCCAATCACCGCACACACAGACGCACAGCCATaaagaagaacaagaacatGAACGACCAGGGGCCACACAATGGCTGTCATGTGAAACAAAATCAGACATTTCTTAATTCCTCGCCCGCACAGATGGATGACCAAGAAAACAAGACAGAAGAAATGGACCTTGCAATGCAGGAGATGAGCGAATTGGGCATGAGAGAGGAAATCACAAGCGACGACCGTGCAATGCAGGAGCTGAGCGAATTGGGCATGGGAGAGGACATCACAAGCGATGAGTTCCTCGCTTACATGGAGCAGCTGCCACTTAATCCACCTTATGTTAATACTCATGTTAAACTCAATCTTTCAGAGTTACGTCAACTACGTCAGCGCCATGCCTTGTTTCGCATCAAAGCCTATAAG TTATCACAACTAGTGCCCAAGGAGCAGCTGGATTATGATATATTGAAGGCGTCTTATCCTCCAGACGTTCTTAAGGAGGAGAGATATTTTCTGCGCTTTGAAAGTGATGGCACTTTAGATTGGTCCTTCTACCCTGATTACTGCACCATTGCTGCTTTGGACGACTACCAACGACTAGTTCCACATAATGCCGTTATAGAACCT TATTGCTTTGAATACAACGACTGGGAAGATTACCGTGGAGCTTTCCATAGCTATGATATTGAACAAAACTATGCTGATTACTGTGACGAGTTAGCAAAGCAACTTAAG TGGCTTGATGCTTATATGAAAGTTGAGATGCCATTG TGGGGAAGAATAAGCTCGAGAGCAGCTTACCAAGCATTCAAGATCGCAACTGGCTTTCCTAAGATACCTGTTGGTTTAGTTTACACTGCCTACTAT GACTATTTAAAAGGTGTGGACTTTGATAATACATGGTACAAGGAGGTAGACGAAATGCATTGTGAGATTTGGAAACGTATTACCAAGCAAAAG AATTTTAGAGATGCTTTGGATGAAGTATACAAACTGAACAAGTATCCCTTGCGCCAGCATAGAATGCAATATGCATTGGAGGTGGATTCTTCCTTTATTGAAGAGGAG TATTATACCTGCACCGCTAACCTCACTGAGGAA GTTGCTGAGGATGAAGCTCGGGAATTCATTTTAGAGGCCTTGAAAAAGCTG agGGTAAAACCAAAGTACTATGAGCAGTACGTCAAAAAGAAGATAAAGATTGCAAAAGAAATTGGGCTGATAACAGAG GATCAACCTCGGAGTGATTCGATTTGCTGA
- the LOC127783950 gene encoding uncharacterized protein LOC127783950 isoform X1 — protein sequence MPLKQVPVASSGGGDGGGKKKKKTEGKKKIEGPSRSRDSGLRAGRPTPPRPPLRPKTPSRPPLLPVGTAPGTPPEYSLPCADEVDFWTGGPRVPVKGFEDWDDLSWFHGNNKWVICDELAIDWTISEKKIGAPSTTTSRTTSAAHTNLPLHKSQQLIRSSRAASSSDDHHSTRAKREKPPFLTGIAPPKQKVAVPLAGGDSAANHRTHRRTAIKKNKNMNDQGPHNGCHVKQNQTFLNSSPAQMDDQENKTEEMDLAMQEMSELGMREEITSDDRAMQELSELGMGEDITSDEFLAYMEQLPLNPPYVNTHVKLNLSELRQLRQRHALFRIKAYKLSQLVPKEQLDYDILKASYPPDVLKEERYFLRFESDGTLDWSFYPDYCTIAALDDYQRLVPHNAVIEPYCFEYNDWEDYRGAFHSYDIEQNYADYCDELAKQLKWLDAYMKVEMPLWGRISSRAAYQAFKIATGFPKIPVGLVYTAYYDYLKGVDFDNTWYKEVDEMHCEIWKRITKQKKNFRDALDEVYKLNKYPLRQHRMQYALEVDSSFIEEEYYTCTANLTEEVAEDEAREFILEALKKLRVKPKYYEQYVKKKIKIAKEIGLITEDQPRSDSIC from the exons ATGCCGCTGAAGCAGGTCCCGGTGGCCTCCAGTGGaggaggggacggcggcgggaagaagaagaagaagactgaggggaagaagaagatcgAGGGCCCTTCCAGGTCCAGGGACTCTGGTCTCCGTGCGGGAAGACCTACGCCCCCGCGACCACCTCTCCGACCGAAGACGCCCTCGCGACCACCTCTCCTACCAGTCGGGACCGCCCCAGGCACTCCTCCTGAATATTCTCTTCCTTGTGCCGATGAAGTTGATTTTTGGACAGGAGGTCCTCGCGTTCCTGTTAAAGGTTTTGAGGATTGGGATGATCTTTCTTGGTTTCATGGTAATAATAAGTGGGTAATTTGCGACGAACTCGCTATTGATTGGACCATCAGCGAAAAAAAGATTGGAGCTCCTTCTACCACCACAAGTAGAACGACGTCTGCTGCTCACACGAATTTGCCCCTGCATAAAAGTCAACAGCTGATCAGGTCGAGTCGTGCCGCTTCCTCCTCGGATGATCATCACAGCACACGGGCAAAGCGAGAGAAGCCGCCATTTCTTACGGGCATAGCACCACCAAAGCAGAAGGTGGCAGTACCCTTGGCTGGAGGTGATTCTGCTGCCAATCACCGCACACACAGACGCACAGCCATaaagaagaacaagaacatGAACGACCAGGGGCCACACAATGGCTGTCATGTGAAACAAAATCAGACATTTCTTAATTCCTCGCCCGCACAGATGGATGACCAAGAAAACAAGACAGAAGAAATGGACCTTGCAATGCAGGAGATGAGCGAATTGGGCATGAGAGAGGAAATCACAAGCGACGACCGTGCAATGCAGGAGCTGAGCGAATTGGGCATGGGAGAGGACATCACAAGCGATGAGTTCCTCGCTTACATGGAGCAGCTGCCACTTAATCCACCTTATGTTAATACTCATGTTAAACTCAATCTTTCAGAGTTACGTCAACTACGTCAGCGCCATGCCTTGTTTCGCATCAAAGCCTATAAG TTATCACAACTAGTGCCCAAGGAGCAGCTGGATTATGATATATTGAAGGCGTCTTATCCTCCAGACGTTCTTAAGGAGGAGAGATATTTTCTGCGCTTTGAAAGTGATGGCACTTTAGATTGGTCCTTCTACCCTGATTACTGCACCATTGCTGCTTTGGACGACTACCAACGACTAGTTCCACATAATGCCGTTATAGAACCT TATTGCTTTGAATACAACGACTGGGAAGATTACCGTGGAGCTTTCCATAGCTATGATATTGAACAAAACTATGCTGATTACTGTGACGAGTTAGCAAAGCAACTTAAG TGGCTTGATGCTTATATGAAAGTTGAGATGCCATTG TGGGGAAGAATAAGCTCGAGAGCAGCTTACCAAGCATTCAAGATCGCAACTGGCTTTCCTAAGATACCTGTTGGTTTAGTTTACACTGCCTACTAT GACTATTTAAAAGGTGTGGACTTTGATAATACATGGTACAAGGAGGTAGACGAAATGCATTGTGAGATTTGGAAACGTATTACCAAGCAAAAG AAGAATTTTAGAGATGCTTTGGATGAAGTATACAAACTGAACAAGTATCCCTTGCGCCAGCATAGAATGCAATATGCATTGGAGGTGGATTCTTCCTTTATTGAAGAGGAG TATTATACCTGCACCGCTAACCTCACTGAGGAA GTTGCTGAGGATGAAGCTCGGGAATTCATTTTAGAGGCCTTGAAAAAGCTG agGGTAAAACCAAAGTACTATGAGCAGTACGTCAAAAAGAAGATAAAGATTGCAAAAGAAATTGGGCTGATAACAGAG GATCAACCTCGGAGTGATTCGATTTGCTGA